Part of the Virgibacillus natechei genome is shown below.
CACTTTCGTCGGAATCTTCACGCCCCTTATGTTCCTCTGTTTCGGTTGGCAAAAGGACGGAGGGTGTATACATTCCAAGTGTCATAATCGTAATAAGAACAACGGCTGTTTTCCTCATCCACATCTTCATAAAAATTTCCCCTCATCGTGTACTTATCTAAATTTTACCACGTTAAAGAAGAAAGTCTATAATTTTTCTAATTTTACATTAAGTTGTAACACAATGGTAATATTTTTGAAAAAAGGCTGTTTCCTAAAAGGTAGTTATTTTTGGCACAAAATCTATAAAAGACGACGTAGTGACAATTCTTATGCAAACGCTGGTTGAGAGCAGGGATTCGCTCCGGAAATACATTCCGCTTTCCGCGGGCGGCTGATGAGCCTCCTCGTGCTAACGCACTCAGGGGTCTCACCTAGGCCTTTCCTCCCGCTGGAGTCTCCATGTATTTCCTTCGCTGGTATTCCGGTTACTGCTGCTAAATTGCATTAGCAATCTATTCAAAACATCGAACCACCTCACCAGTTCGGGTGAGCGAAGGGCGGTGACTCCTGCGGGAACAGCACGTGTCCGAAGACCCCGCAGAGCGGTTTTCTCGAGGAGGCTGAGGCCGTGCCCGCGGAAAGCATCCGCCCAGAGCGATCCCGAACGGCGTTTATAGCAAATACTTATAGAAAACAGTCACGTCGTCTTTTACATCAACTACGAATTTTTAAAAGCAACAATTGTTTTCCGGTGGGACGAGTAACCGCAGTCCCAGTCCCAACGCTTACGAAAAGTGCCTGAATAAAAAAAGAGCAGGAGATAATGATTATACGATCGCCCTACTCTAGCAAATCATTTTACGATTGCCGCCGATGTACCTTATCTCCGTTGCATGTATAAACGACCTGCTTGCCCTCTACAACAGTTTCCATATGGACTTGGCGCCCCCATAATTGATGGAGATAGGGAAGTACGTTTTCTAAATAAGGAAGATCAAGTTCTGTACCTTCATAGCCATGCGTTAAATAGAGCTCCCCGTTCCGCAAATAATCGCCATCCGCAACTGTTATATATGGAAATCCCCCATTCACCCGCATAGAAACAAGCTGATCTCTTACGTTTTCATAATCTTTATCGGAAACCTTATATTCCCTTCCTTGTTTTTCAAATAAATACATATCTTCCCGCTGCACCAGTTCTTTTGTTAAATAATTTCTGATAAATGAAATGTCTGACTCGATTTCTCGCACTTCAAATATTTTCTCCCTGCCTGAACCTGGCTTAACACCTAATTCTCGCATTTCTTTCGTTGGATTGTTGTAACGCTCCTCAATATCTTCATACATTTTTAATCCTAGATAGTATGGATTGATTTGCTGTTTGGAAGGCTGCACAACACCTGAATTTAATTTTGCGAATTCGATCGTTTCATCAGATGTTAAATCAAGCTCCCTGACAATTTTTTGATGCCAATACGATGCCCAACCTTCGTTCATGATTTTCGTCTCCAACTGTGGCCAGAAATACTGCATTTCCTCTCGCATCATCGTTAAGATATCACGTTGCCAATCTTCCAGTTCGCGACTGAACTCTTCTACAAATAATAAAAGGTCTTTCTCTGGAGATGGCGGGAATTTCTTGTTCTTTTTTTTCTTTTTCGGCTTTTTATCCGTAGGTGTTTCATCTAGTTCCCATAAATCATCATATGGCGTTTTTACACTGGAAACTTTTTCCTCCTCCTCATCATCCTCTTGTTCATAGGCCGTTAACTTGGGCCTCACAATCGATGGGTCAATATGTTCCTGAATAGCCAGAACAGCATCTAAAAAACGTTCCACTTCATCTTTTCCATATGTTTGCTCATATGTTGCTATTCGTTCTGCAGTTGCCGTCATACTCTCCACCATGTCTCGCCTTGTATTGGAAAACCGAATATTACGTTTGAAAAAGTCACTATGGGCAAGCACGTGGGCAATAATTAGCTTGTTTTGGATAAGACTATTTGTATCAAGTAAAAAAGCATAGCAAGGATTTGAATTAATAACAAGCTCATATATTTGACTCAATCCGAGGTCATAATGCAACTTCATTTTGTGAAACTGTTTTCCAAAACTCCAATGCGTAAACCGAGTCGGCATGCCATATGCACCGAACGTATAAACAATATCGGCCGGACATATTTCATAGCGCATCGGATAAAAATCAAGTCCAAATCCAGCTGCAATTTCCGTTATCTCGTCAATTGCATGGTTAAGTGCCTTTGTTTCCGACAATTTCATCCCTCCATGTCTGCTTTTTATAGTTTATGAAGCAAATCGGCATTCATGAACCGAACGCAAACCGAACAGTGACAGGCACGCCCCGAGTGTTGCGCGCGGGTACCACCAAAACGAATGGATTACCATTTTTTCCATTTCAAAGCGCTGTATGATTGCATAAGTAATGGAAACTTTAAGTAGGAGGAGGGATTATCATGAAAGACGATTTCATATCCATTGACAAATTCAATACACTCATACATCAGTGGAACGGTTATACGATTAAAATAACAAAACATGAACTGGATGACAGAGATCAAACGGTGATGGAGTTACAAAATATATCTTATGCCACAAACCATCAACGTCTTGATGATTATCAACCAATGCACGTACTTTTACTGGATGGAAGAGGGGAAACCGAAACAACAACGAATACCTTCCAACCTCTTCCTACTCCAACCTACGAAATTCCTATTCAAGATAATTCATTATATGAGTTTAACGGTTCCAGGTTTATCATCACAACAGAACGAGCAGTTTATAAGATTGAGCGCACAACGAATAGCGGTAAAAGCACTCCCTATTTTGATAAATATCTTTAAACCGTAGCAGCTTGTTTCTTGAAAAAGCTCTTCATGGCATGGTAGACATCCTGTTTTTCTTTCAGGATATAATGGCGGAATTTTGGATCTTCGATATCTTTATATGCGCCCATTAAGGTGGACGGACGGTTATATCCATTCACCTCTCCATAGCCAAACATGCTAGAAACATCCATAATTTGATCAACCAGCTTTAAACATTTTTTATTATCAGATGTTATATTCTCACCATCTGAAAAGTGAAAAGGATAGATATTATAGCGCAGTGGATCATACTTCTCATCAATTAGCTCGAGCGCTTTGTAATAAGCCGATGAACATCTTGTTCCTCCGCTTTCTCCTTTTGAGAAAAAGGCTTCCTCCGTTACAACTTTCGCTTCTGTATGATGCGCAATAAATTCAATTTCCACCGTCTCGTATTTGGATCGCAGGAACTTTGTCATCCAGAAAAAGAAGCTCCTGGCGATATATTTTTCAAAATTACCCATGGAAGCACTGGTATCCATCATCGCAAGAACAACCGCTTTGGATTCAGGTTTTCTCACATCATTCCACGTTTTAAATCGTAAATCATCATTATGAATGGGAGCTATTTTTGCTTTCCCATCTGTTGCATTTCTTTTTAATGCGCTTAAAATTGTTCGCTTTTTATCAATATTACCCATTAGACCCTTTTTGCGGACATCATTAAATTCTATATGTTCCGTTGTGATTTCTGCTTGTTCTTTTTGCTGTAAATTAGGTAGTTCCAACTCATTAAATAGAACTTTCTCTAACTCAGCTAATGATACCTCTTGCTCGTAATAATCACTACCAGGTTGATCGCCAGCTTCTTTGCCGCTTCCATCTCCGCTTTGTCCTTTTTGATCTGGTTCCCTAGCAACGACATCACCTACTTCACTATCCCCACTTCCTTGGCCAACATGCTTAGATTTATCATAGTTATAACGAATTTTGTACTCATCGAGTGATCGAATGGGAATTTTGATTACATCGCGACCGTTTGACATAATAATATTCTCTTCACTAACTAAATCGGGTAAATTATTTTTGATAGCATCCTTTACTTTATCTGAATGACGCTGTTGATCTTGGTAACCTTTACGATGGAGGGACCAGTTTTCCTTGGAGACAACAAAATTTCTACTTTCTTCCTTATCCTGCATTCCATCCCCACCTTTATCTTTTTCTTTATACTATGCAAGCTGCAAAGAGTAATTACCCCTAATTTAAGATATTAAAATAACAAGGCTAACGAATTAGCCTTGTTATTTTTTTAGCGATTGAGTAAACTTCCAACATAGCGCAATAATTCGTTGGCCGAAATAGAGTTATACCCATATTCATCAATTAAGCGGGCAATCACTTCATTTACCTTCTTAAGCTGAGACTCGTCTGGTGTTTTGGATGTTGTGGTGATCTTCACAACATCTTTTAAATCTGCAAATAGTTTACTTTGGATTGCTTCTCGCAAGCGCTCGTGCGAATTATAATCAAAACGCTTACCTTTTCTAGCATAGGCGGAAATACGAATAAGAATTTCTTCTCTAAAAGCCTTCTTGGCATTTTCCGAGATCCCGATTTGCTCCTCAATCGAACGCATCAATTTTTCGTCTGGGTTCAGTTCCTCACCGGTTAATGGGTCTTTTAATTTGTTCTTATTACAATAAGCTTCAACATTATCAAGGTAGTTATCCATTAACGTTTTTGCTGACTCCTCATACGAATACACGAATGCTTTTTGAACTTCTTTCTTCGCAATTTCATCATACTCTTTTCGTGCCACAGAAATATAGTTCATATAATTTTCCTTATCTTCCTGTGAAATAGATGGATGTTGCTCCAGTCCATCTTTTAATGAACGTAATACATCTAGGGCATTGATCGAAGGAATATCTTTACTAATAATCGTCGATGAAATCCTGTTAATGACATAACGCGGATCAATCCCATTCATCCCTTCATCAGGGAATTCATTCTTTAATTCTTCTACATCAACCTGGTTAAATTCTTCTATATTTTCCCCGTCATACATTCGCATTTTCTTGACGTTATCAATTCCTTGCTTCTTGGAATTCTCCAACCTGGTCAAAATGGAGAAAATAGCAGCTGCCCTAAGTGCATGTGGCGCAATATGAACATGACCCATATCACTTTCCCCGATCATTTTTTCATAAATGCGCTCTTCTTGACTGACCCTGAGGTTATAAGGAATTGGCATCACAATAATTCTGGAATGCAGTGCTTCATTCTTCTTATTTGCAATAAACGAACGATACTCTGTCTCATTCGTATGCGCTACAATTAGTTCATCAGCGGAAATAAGCGCAAACCTGCCCGCCTTAAAATTACCCTCTTGCGTCAATGATAATAAATGCCAAAGAAACTTCTCATCACATTTAAGCATTTCCTGAAACTCCATCATCCCGCGATTCGCCTTATTCAATTCACCATCAAATCGGTAGGCACGTGGATCCGATTCAGAACCATATTCAGCAATCGTCGAAAAGTCAATACTTCCCGTTAAATCAGCGATATCCTGCGATTTTGGATCAGACGGGGTAAACGTACCAATACCAACACGCCTATCTTCAGAGAAGAAAATACGTTCGACCTCTACATCTTCAATACGCCCCCCATACTCCTGCTCAAGCCGCATTGCATTCAACGGTGACAAACTTCCCTCGATGCGAATCCCATATTCCTCGTAAAAATCATCACGCAAATGCTCAGGAATCAGATGTAGCGGATCTTCATGCATCGGGCATCCCTTAATAGCATAAACCGCCCCTTCATCTGTTCTGGAAAATTGCTCAAGGCCACGTTTTAACATGGTTACAATGGTTGATTTACCACCACTAACAGGACCCATTAATAATAAAATTCGCTTACGGACATCTAGTCGTCTTGCGGCAGGGTGAAAGTATTCCTCCACAAGTCTTTCAATTGCGTCTTCAAGCCCAAATATGTCGTCCCCAAAGAATGAGTACATTTTTTTCCCATCTTTTTCAATTAAACCGGAGTTTTTAATCATATTATAAACGCGTGAATGGGCTGTTTGGGCAACTTCTGGCCTTTCCTTCACAATTCCTATAAAATCCGCAAATGTTCCTTCCCACTTTAAGCGTCCTTCTTCTTCCCGATGGTTTTTTACTTTATTTAATATATCCGTAATACTCCCTCCATCCTATCTCGCAATTTATACATATTATGCAAGGAGGGCGTTTAAAATGCCCTTTCAGATTAGCTCATTTATTTCTTGCTTAAAAGAATTGAAGCTCCTGTAGTTTGTACATTGTTTTGTATTTAACGTAAATTCTTTTTTGCTGTACCGTTTTACCTGATTTAAAATAAATGCAGCTATTTGTGAGTATTTATGTAAAAGAAGAGGCAATATAAAATAGAACTTCATGCAGTGTGAAATTAATTTAGCCCATTGTTGGTGAAATTGCATTCATAATTGGCTCCGGCGTTAACTGCAATAAAAATGAGACTGTATTAACGATAATTGTTGTTCTTAGAAACATATTAATAAGGAGTAAATCGATATGGTACGTTCCCCAAAGCATGATAGACGACTCCATTTGTTCAAAGCTGGATTAGTTACCGCTAATGGGGTCTCCATCTTAATTGGAATCATATATGTAACAACTTCCAACTCTCATAGCATGTGGAATATTTTTGGAGCACTTCTTTTATTAACCTTTTTAGGAAACGTGCTCGTGACCTTAGCAGCAAGTAAACAACATACAGTAGACTTTATCTATTTAATTCTAACCATCGTTAGCATGCTTATCATTCCGAATATGAATAGAGCGGTTTCTATTGATGTAACAAATATGCAGTCACGTAGTTTTCTTTCCATTTTCCTGATATTTTCCCTGCTCCTATTAGGTGGTGCTATAGCCATCCAAAAATTACGTTATCATGCAAGGCCAATATATTTACCTGATAACGAACATTTGCAGAAGATCAGCCGTTCAAAAACGGTGTGGAAGTTTATACTCGTGGGTTTATTATTGATCATTCTCTTACTGGGCATCTACCTTTCTAACCAGTTATTGGTTGGCAGAAGTAGAGATCTGGTTGAAATTTTCTTTCCACAGTACTCCCTGTTTTTCGGAATCATCTTTCTTACGGTAAGCATACTCATCGTAAAAATTTTCCCCAACAGTTCGAAAGTGATTAAGTTCTTTGTGATTGTTAGTGGCATTACGCTCTCGGCGATTTTAAGTTTGCCATTGTTAACGACACCATTCACTTATTACAATGCTAATTCTGCTTATATAGAGGCATTTGATTCAGATCCAAACGACTTCATACCTGAGGAGGAACAAAAACACTTCTTACAGACATCTTTTTCACTAGCCGATTACTTCTTTGGAGCTGCATCGGGAGCTTACAGGGTTGAAGAAGATATTCTTTATTACGAGGGGACGGTAGGTGTCGACCAAGGAATTTTGCTTCATTTTGATGCCTATATGCCACCTGCTGATCAAGGTAATTTACCAGGAAACAACGCTGTATTGGTGAGAATCCATGGGGGAGGCTGGACGGCTGGTGATAAAGGTTCCTCGAACGGTGCTCAGGTGAATAAATATTTTGCAAATCAGGGGTACGTTGTGTTTGACGTTCAATATGGACTGAGTCACGAACAAAAGCTTTTTGAGTTTTCCAAGGTCCCCGAAAATATGGTTGCTGGTTTCACCATTGATGACATGGTTCGCCACCTCGGACTGTTTACAGACTATTTAGCTGAACATCGTACGGAATATGGTGCAAATTTAGATTCTGTATTTATTTCCGGCGGTTCTGCAGGTGGGCAATTAGCAACTGCAGTTGGACTAGGTTTAGCACATGGGGATTATGATTACTTAAATCCAGCGTTAAATGTGAAAGGGATCATTCCCATTTACCCTGCTAATGGATTGCCAGAAGTTGTTGAAATAGAAGGGTCAGATGAGCTCACGGATCCATCCCTTTTAGTAACAGAAGACAGCCCACCTGCTTTAATCTATCACGGCAAACACGACGGGGTTGTCGATCAGTCCGTTGCAATCGCATTCGATCAAACCTATGAGGAACATGGAAACCCTCATTCAGCTTTAATACTTTTTCCTTTCGCTGGACATTCCAGTAACGGCTATTTCCCAGGCTACTATAATCAAGTATTTATGTACTATATGGAACGGTTTATGTATCAATTTAAATAGGGTTGGGTTGGGTTGGGTTGGGTTGGGTTGGGTTGGGTTGGGTTGGGTTGGGTTGGGTTGGGTTGGGTTGGGTTGGGTTGGGTTGGGTTGGGTTGGGTTGGGTTAGGTTAGGTTCAGTAGTTAAGAAAAGAGGAAAACAGCAGGATAATGAAACCTGCTGTTATGTGATTGTTTTTGAGGAGTTGTATATTCAGCTGTTCGTAACATTTTCAGCCTGTTGAAACCGGCTTATTAAGTCATCATTACTCTTTTAAATATACAGACATATCCTCCATCAGCTGATCCATCTGTTTGGCATATTCGTTATACATTTTCTTGGCTTCTTTATTATCTGTTTGCAAGGAGAAATTAACTAAATTAGACTGAAGTTGTTTGATATTTGCTGCTAGTAATAGCTGGTCCTTTATTTTTGAACTTTTAATGTTATCATCATAAAGGTCCACATACACATTTCCCATTGAATCGATTTGAGCCAAAAAAACATCGGAGAAATCCGTTGCGCCTTGCTTTTTGACCTCTTCTAACAGCCATTCTTTTGTATAGCCATAGTCATTCATTGTTTTTTCTAATAAATTCCCATCTACTACCGTAATGCAAGGAGGACGTTCTGTTTGGACATCCATACCTACATCTGTTGGCGTTAATGGCTCAAGCTCACGCCTCTTCATTACGGAAAGTTCTCCGTCTTTTTCCAAGATTGCTGACTCTATATCGGAAATCTTAAAAAAACCTTGTCTTCTAAGAAGGACCATCAATTCATCAACTGTTAAGGTTTCCTTTTTTAAATTTTCTTCAAGAATTTTTCCATTCTTTATTAGGGTAACGGAATCACCTTCCATAAGATCCCGGAAACGATTCGATTTTAATTCCAGTTTAGAAAGAATGATCGGGATAATTGTCCAGATAAGCATCGCCAAAATAAAATTAGACATTCTAACATGCGGATCAAATGTCATTTTTGCAGCAATACTACCAATACTAATTCCTACAATATAATCATAATAGGTAAGTTGGGTAATGTGCCTTTTTCCCATCATTCTTGTTAAAACAAACATTAATACGAATGCGGATAAGCCTCTTATTAAAACATATACGGATTCGGCCATGGTTTTCTCCCTCTACTATCATTAAAATATGTACTATTTATACATTATTGGGCAAACTTATGGTAACCCATACTCAATTGAAGAAAATACTTAAAAGGCGGGATGTTAAAATGCCATTCAAATTCATTATGGCCTTACTCCTATTATTAATTACAAGTACTGGTTGTGATTTACTTAAAACTGAAAAAGATGATTTATTAATTCGTTCCGTTACGGAGATTGAAGATCAAATCGACCAAGAAGAATGGGATAAAGCTATTTCTGATATTCATGATTTTCAAGAGCTGTATGATAGCCGTAAATGGAAATTACAACTTTTAGGGGAACTTGAGGATTATAAACAAATTGAATTAGAAATCCTTGGTCTGCAACAAAGTCTAAAGGAAGAGGATTTCATGGAAGCCAAAATTGGTGTAGGTCATATTAAACACCGGCTAAACATGATTTATAACATGTGAATGACGGGCTGTGGACTATGTAAACCCAATGCTTATCTAATAAGCATTGGGCTCAGCATTAACGTAAGATCTATATAACTCTTACAGTAACAATATCTCGGGTCCGCTTAATTTCTTCCTCCAAGCTAGAAACAACCGCTTCATCTATTTCATTTTCAATATCAACCATCGTATACGCGTAATCTCCACGGCTTCTGTTAATCATATCCGCGATATTCAAGTTGTTATTCGAGATCGCAGTCGTAATTTGTCCAACCATATGTGGAACATTGTAATGGAAAACGGTCACCCGGCGTTTCCCTGTGTAAGGAATAGAAGCATCCGGAAAATTCACAGCATTTTTGATGTTCCCCGTTTCAAGAAATTCCTTTACTTGGCGCGTTGCCATAATCGCACAATTTTCCTCCGATTCTTTCGTGGAGGCACCGAGATGCGGAATTGGAACTGTATTTTTCATATTCAACACATTCTCATTCGGAAAATCAGTAATATATTTACCAACACGCTCACTTTCTAAAGCCTCGGCCATATCTTGTTCATGGATAAGCCCATCTCTAGAAAAATTGAAAATATGAACGCCAGGTTTCATTAATTTAAACGTTTCCGCATGGAACATACCCCTCGTATCATCCGTTAAAGGAACATGTACGGTAATATAATCAGCCTCTGCAAAAACCTCTTCCATCGACATGGCCCGCTCGATGTTACGAGACAGCTCCCAAGCTGTATTTATAGAAATAAATGGATCAAATCCAATAACATCCATATCCAGGTCAAGCGCATCGTTTGCTACAAGCGCACCAACAGCACCAAGACCAATGACACCTAATTTTTTCCCTTTTATTTCGCTTCCTACTAATTGTTTCTTCCCTGCTTCTACAAGATTTGGAACTTGGTCTCCTTCCCCTTGTAATGTTTTCACCCATTCTACGCCGGAAAATAAATTACGTGATGATGCCATTAATGACGTTATGACGAGTTCCTTGACAGCATTTGCATTGGCACCAGGCGTATTAAAAACTGCAATACCCCGTTCCGTGCATGTATCGACCGGAATATTATTCACACCTGCTCCAGCACGTGCAATTGCCTTTACATTTTCATGGATTTCCATCTCATGCATATTAAAACTACGAACCACAATCGCATCTGGATGGTCACTGTCATTGTCAATCGTGTAATCATCTTTTTTAAATACAGCTAGCCCACTTTCTGCAATATGATTTAACGTTTTGATCGTTTTCACTTTGTCTAGCGTTAATGTGCTCATTCTTTCTCCTCTTTTCTATCTATGTTTATTTTCAAAATCTTTTATAAATGTAACCAACTCCTGAACACCTTCTACTGGCATGGCATTATAAATGCTAGCACGCATGCCCCCAACAGAACGATGGCCTTTTAATGTCTCAAGTCCTCTCGCTTGTGCTTCCTTGATAAAAGCTGCATCTACATCAGCAGAATTGGAAAGAAAAGGAATATTCATCAATGAACGGCTATCTTTTCGTACTGGTGATTGAAATAGGTTAGATTCCTCAAGCGCATCATATAAAAGGTTTGCTTTTTCCCTATTTATTTTTTCCATTTCCCGCAAGCCCCCACGTTCCTTTAACCATTCAAATACGAGCTTCGCCATATATACCCCATATGTAGGCGGCGTATTATACAGTGAGCCACTTTCACTATGCGTTTTATAGTTAAGCATAGCGGGGCAATTTTCGGGTGCATGGCCAATTAAATCTTCTCGAATAATAACAAGTGTCAAGCCAGCGGGAGCGATATTCTTCTGAGCTCCAGCATAAATCAAACCAAATTTCGAAACATCGATTTCCTCAGATAATATATTGGAAGACATATCTGCTACAAGTGGTACATCACCTGTATCCGGAATCTTTGCGTAGGTGGTTCCTTCAATTGTGTTATTTGTTGTGATATGCACATAATCCGCTTGCCTGTCAATCATGGTTCTGTCGACATCAGGAATAGAGGTGAAGTTCGCTTCTTCTGATGATGCAATGACACGAATATCACCGAATTTCTTCGCTTCTTTAATCGCTTTCTGTGACCAGGATCCGGTATTAACGTAGTCCGCTTTTCCACTTTTAGTCAGCAGATTCATCGGTATCATAGCAAATTGCTGCGATGCCCCTCCTTGAAGGAAAAGTACTTTATACTCTTTTGGAATCCCCATTAATTCGCGCAGCAACTGTTCTGCTTCTGTAATAATATCCATAAACAAACCTGACCGGTGACTTAATTCCATCACAGACATTCCTGAATTTCTATAATTCACTAACTCTTCTTGAGCCTTCTCTAATACTTCAAGCGGAAGCATAGATGGCCCCGCAGAGAAATTAAACACTCTTTTCACATCATCACATCCTTTATTTTAGGCTGTTTTCTAAAAGATTGTTGTTTTGACACAAAGGATATAAAAGACGAAGCAGTGACAATTCCTTTGCAAACGCTGGTTGAGAGCAAGGATTCGCTCCGGAAACACATTTCGCTTTCCGCGGGCGGCTGGTGAGCCTCCTCGTGCTAACGCACTCCGGGGTCTCACCTAGGCCTTTCCTCCCGCGCCGAACAGGACGTTCAAGTGTCGGCGTTGGTCACAATGGTTTGCGGTGGGGCGAGCATTTACGCGCAGCCCCAGGACGTGACCACTCTTAGCCGACCAGGAGTCTTCATGTGTTTCCTCCGCTGGGTGTTCCGTTTACAAAATATAGAACCATCTCATCAGTTCGGTTGAGCGAAGGGCGGTGGCTCCTGCGCGAATAGCACGTGTCCGAAGGCCCCACAGCAATATTCCAAGGAAGGTCGACTAATACCGTTCTTTGCGAACAACGTCGACATACCCTTTGCCAGGGCAAGGCCGTGCCGGCGGAAAGCATCCGCCCGGAACGATCCCGAACGGCGATTATAGCAACTACTTATACAAATAGTAGTTACGTCGTCTTTTTATATCAACTCCGAAGATGTATAACCAACAATACTTATGAAAAAAGCCTTAATTTAAATCTTACTGACTACAACAGCTATAAAAAAAGAGACTGGGCCCCAGGGCTCCAATCTCATCAGCATTAAAAGATATAACAAATACACATTTGTTATTCTTCTGTCCTTTTGCCTGAGATTGTGAACCCGTCGGCGTTGCAATGTGCTTGCATCCTCTCCAGAAGCTGCTCCTGTTATAGTGTTACCCACAACAATCATAGCTTTTTTCTATTCTATTTTTACATGTAAAATACGTTTGATTCCCAACTCATCGCCCCCCTAATAACGCAAAGAGGCAAGGGGAATATACACCCCTTACCTCTGCCCAGGCGAACGACTATTGATACCATGTGCTCCCTCGCGGTTATTCCGCGTTCGCCAGTTACACATGGCCTTTATTGGTTAATATTCAATGTAATTATAGTAACAAAATCTTCGATAATCTTCAAGTGATAATGGTTGGTTTTTTAAAAGATGGCAAATGGAGCAGTTTTCTTTCCACAGAAGAGCTGAAAGGTGCTATAATGGCCTTCACGCAACATGAAACACACTGACAATAGCGAAATTTAGAAAACTTGATTGTCACCAAGCTTTTGGGTGACAACCAAAGCCCGCACTTATGCAGTAAGAAAGTATTTTATACTTTCTTATCTGCCAAAAGAGGAATGAATAGAATGAAACAATTTTACAGTGATGTCATCCAATATCGAGGTACCCATTATGAGTTCGGTTATTTTCAAGGTGAGCTTTTAAGAGATTCGCCTATTTTACCTAACCGTGAAAATCAATGGGGTCCAAAGAAAGACCGGCACTTTTTAATCGATCCCGAGAAGTATAAAAAGATCATGACAAAATTTGCGCCAGCGATACTAAATGAAATCCGTGGACTTGCCGATGCACTTAATATGGATATGGAAGAGGCGTTTCGTTTATTTGGTGGTTATTACCTGGAATATACCCGGAGCGGATGTTCCATTTTTGCCGACTCTAATTTCATGGTCCGTAATTACGATAGTCACCCTAAAGGATACGAAGGACGTTATATGCTATTTGAGCCGACAGATCAAGGATATGCATTTATCGGACCGTCCATGCAAATCACTGGGCGAATTGATGGAATGAACGAAAAAGGCCTTGTGATGGGGTATAATTTCACGCATA
Proteins encoded:
- a CDS encoding DUF421 domain-containing protein, which produces MAESVYVLIRGLSAFVLMFVLTRMMGKRHITQLTYYDYIVGISIGSIAAKMTFDPHVRMSNFILAMLIWTIIPIILSKLELKSNRFRDLMEGDSVTLIKNGKILEENLKKETLTVDELMVLLRRQGFFKISDIESAILEKDGELSVMKRRELEPLTPTDVGMDVQTERPPCITVVDGNLLEKTMNDYGYTKEWLLEEVKKQGATDFSDVFLAQIDSMGNVYVDLYDDNIKSSKIKDQLLLAANIKQLQSNLVNFSLQTDNKEAKKMYNEYAKQMDQLMEDMSVYLKE
- the serC gene encoding 3-phosphoserine/phosphohydroxythreonine transaminase; this encodes MKRVFNFSAGPSMLPLEVLEKAQEELVNYRNSGMSVMELSHRSGLFMDIITEAEQLLRELMGIPKEYKVLFLQGGASQQFAMIPMNLLTKSGKADYVNTGSWSQKAIKEAKKFGDIRVIASSEEANFTSIPDVDRTMIDRQADYVHITTNNTIEGTTYAKIPDTGDVPLVADMSSNILSEEIDVSKFGLIYAGAQKNIAPAGLTLVIIREDLIGHAPENCPAMLNYKTHSESGSLYNTPPTYGVYMAKLVFEWLKERGGLREMEKINREKANLLYDALEESNLFQSPVRKDSRSLMNIPFLSNSADVDAAFIKEAQARGLETLKGHRSVGGMRASIYNAMPVEGVQELVTFIKDFENKHR
- a CDS encoding phosphoglycerate dehydrogenase → MSTLTLDKVKTIKTLNHIAESGLAVFKKDDYTIDNDSDHPDAIVVRSFNMHEMEIHENVKAIARAGAGVNNIPVDTCTERGIAVFNTPGANANAVKELVITSLMASSRNLFSGVEWVKTLQGEGDQVPNLVEAGKKQLVGSEIKGKKLGVIGLGAVGALVANDALDLDMDVIGFDPFISINTAWELSRNIERAMSMEEVFAEADYITVHVPLTDDTRGMFHAETFKLMKPGVHIFNFSRDGLIHEQDMAEALESERVGKYITDFPNENVLNMKNTVPIPHLGASTKESEENCAIMATRQVKEFLETGNIKNAVNFPDASIPYTGKRRVTVFHYNVPHMVGQITTAISNNNLNIADMINRSRGDYAYTMVDIENEIDEAVVSSLEEEIKRTRDIVTVRVI
- a CDS encoding DUF4363 family protein, coding for MPFKFIMALLLLLITSTGCDLLKTEKDDLLIRSVTEIEDQIDQEEWDKAISDIHDFQELYDSRKWKLQLLGELEDYKQIELEILGLQQSLKEEDFMEAKIGVGHIKHRLNMIYNM